A stretch of DNA from Nocardioides sp. Arc9.136:
GGCCCTCGAAGTCGATGCGGTGGCTGGCGCCGCCGAAGGCGAGCTCGATGCCCCCGTGGCGGTAGCCGTCGCGGTGCACGCGGTCCGAGACCCCGGTCTCGACGAGGAGGTCCACCGACCCCTGCTCCAGGATGCCGGCCCGCTGGGTCTCCTCGATCTCCCGGCGGCTGCGCAGGTCGACCGCGACCGACTCGATCCCGGCCGAGGACAGCAGGTGGGAGAGCATCAGGCCCGCCGGCCCGGCTCCGACGATGGCCACCTGCGTCCGGATCGGCGTGGGAGGCGTCATGCCGCGCATCCTGCGCCCACGGCCACGCCGGGACCATGCCACCCTTCCGCTCGGCGGAAGTGCCCTGCGGTGGTCAGCCGACCAGCGCGGGGAGCGCGGCGTCCGAGGCCGCCAGCGCGTCGCGGTCGTACGTCGAGCCGGTGACGAGCAGCTCGTCGGCGGCCGTGCGCTCCACGAGCCGCTCGAGCCGCCGTCGTACCGTGCCCGCGCTGCCGGCGGTCACGGCCGCCAGGCCCTTCTCCACCCGCCCGGCGTCCTGGGCGTCCCAGTCCTGCCCACGGATGTCGGCGACCGGCTCCAGCGGGCCGAAGACGCCGGTCCGGCGCGACCGCGCCATCGCCCACACCTCCGGCAGGGCCAGCTCGCGCGCCTCGGCGTCGGTGTCGGCGACCAGCACGTCCAGCGACACCGTGACCTGGGGATCGCTGCCCCCGTGCGGCCGGAACCCCCGGCGGTACGCCGCGAGCCGCTCCCCCACGTCCGGCTCGTCCAGCACCGGTCCGCCGACGACTACCGGCAGGCCCAGCCCGGCGGCGACCTCGAGCCCCCGCCCGGTGGCCAGCACCGACAGCGGGACCGCGCCGACCCCGGCCGGACGGGCGGTGACCGGGCCGGCGTCCTCGAGGTAGGCGCGCAGCTCGGCGACGTCCTCGGCGAAGGTGTCCGGCTCCTCGGAGCCGCGCCGCAGCGCGCGCCGCACCGGCGCGGTGAACCCGACTGACCGGCCGACGCCCAGGTCGACCCGGTCCGGGTGCAGCGCGGCGAGCATCCGGAACTGCTCGGCCACGACGTACGGCTGGTGGTTGGGCAGCATCACCCCGCCCGAGCCGATCCGGATCGTCGTCGTCCGCCCGCCGACCGCGGCCAGCAGCACCGCCGGCGCACCGGAGGCGACGCCGGGCACGCCGTGGTGCTCGGCGACCCAGAACCGGTGGTAGCCCAGCCGCTCGACCGCGACGGCCCGCTCGACGGTGTGGGCCAGGGCCTCGCCCTCCGGGCGGCCGGCGCGCGTGCGGGAGCGGTCGAGCAGGGACAACCTCATGCCGTCCCCAACGGTGCGGTGCCGTCGAGGCTTCCCGCCGCGCGCGCCGGCCGGTTCAGTCCGGCGGCTCGCCGGACCCGGGCACCTCGGCGTTCCGGTCGTCGAGGAGCCCGGTGCCCAGCCGGTCGTCGCCGTCGGCCGCGACCTTCGCCTCCAGCTGCTCTCACCCACTCGGGGGTGGGTCCGGGAAGGCGGCCGCGGGCACCTCCAGAGCGGCGCTGAGCACCCGGCGTCGCAGACCGCTCCACCCGGAGGTGTCCACCCATGGGGCGTACCACCACACCCTGGCGTACCACCGCACCCATCCCGCTCGCCGGTGTCGACGAGCACTGTGCCGTCCACCAGTTCATCCGCGTCCACGGGCGGCGTCCGACGGCGGAGGAGCTCGCCCGCTGCCAGCGGACCGCACCGCCGCTGCCGGTCGCCACGGGCGCGGCTGGTCCGCCGGTCCCCGCCGCCGGGCCGGCCGCCGCCGTCACCGGCCGCGTGCGGCGCGACATCGCGCGCCTCATCGCGCGCATCTGAGCCTCTCCCCTCGACGCCCCGCCGGGGTCTGGCCGGTACCGGACGAGGTACCTGCACCCCACGGGCGCCTCCGAGGTGCACCTGGGACGCGCTCGAGGCCCACCAGCTGAGACCACGGCTGGTGGGCCGTCCCCACGTCCGGACCTCCGCGGGACCCAGCGGGTAACCGACCCCCGGCTCGGCCGTTGAGCCGGTGACCGTCGCCACCGAGCCCCGAGGACCCGACGTGAAGCACCCGGCCCGCAGCCGCACCAGCACCCGTTCCCGGGCAGCCGCCCTCTTCGCCACCGGCGTGCTCGGCGCGGTCGGCGCCGCCGCACCGGTCCTCCCCGGCACCCCCGCCTCGGTGGCAGCCCCGGCACCCGGGGCGGCGCACGCGGATCGCGCGGCCACGGTGCCGGACGGGTGGCGGGCCCGCCCGGCGACGTACCCCGGCACCGTCGCGCGCAGCGACCTCGCCATCGCGATGTCCGACGGCACGGTCCTGCGCGGGGACCTGGAGCTGCCGGCCGGCGCCAACGGCCGGGCCGCGGCCGGCCGGTTCCCGGTCCTGGTGACGATCACGGCGTACAACAAGTCCGTCGCCGGGTCCTCGCTCAGGGAGGACGAGCCGGGCTACCTGGTCCGGCGCGGCTACGCCTCGCTCACCGTCGACGCCCGCGGCACCGGCAGCTCGGAGGGCACCTGGGACGCCTTCGGCGAGCGCGAGCAGCTCGACGGCAAGGAGGTCGTCGAGTGGGCCTCCTCCCGGGCACGTCCCTGGAGCAACGGCAAGGTGGGCATGCGCGGCCCGTCGTACATGGGCATCAACCAGCTCTTCACTGCAGCGCTGCACCCGAAGGGCCTCCGGGCGATCTTCCCCCAGGTGCCGGCGGGTGACGTCTACCGCGACGTCGTCGCCTCCGGCGGCCAGGTGGACGTCGGCTTCATCCCGCTGTGGCTGGGCCTGGTCACGACGACCGGTGTCGTCCCGCCCGCGGTGACCGCGACGGACCCGGCCTCCGGGATCGGGGCCCTGCTGTCCCACGTGCACGGCGCCGCGACGTTCACCGCCCCGCTGCTGCTCGACGCCGTGCTCGGCGGCGACGCGGCGCACGACGGGCCGTTCTACCGGACCCGCTCACCTCTGGAGGTGGTCGACGAGGTGGACGTGCCGACGTTCCTCGTCGGCGGGCGGCAGGACCTCTTCCAGCGCGGGACGCCGCTGCTGTTCGAGGCGCTCCAGGAGCGCGGCGTGCCGACCCGGCTCGTCGTCGGACCGTGGAACCACCTCGAGGGCTCGGCCGGCACGGGCCTGGAGAAGGCCGGCCACGGCACCCTCTCCCAGCTGCAGCTGCGCTGGTTCGACCGCTGGCTGCGCGGGGCGACGGGCACCCGCCTGGGCCGGATCGCACCGGTCACCGTCCACGAGAACGGGTCGGGCACGTGGCGCACCCAGCGGGAGTGGATCAGCCGCGACGCCCGGGCGCGCAGCTACCGGCTGTCGGGGAGCGCGACGACCGGTCTCCGGCCCGGCAGCCTGACGACCGGTACGGCCCGGGACGGCACGGCGGTCGTGCCGCCCGTGCCGGTCTCCGGGCTGTGCACCCGATCGGCGAGCCAGTGGACCGCGGGCATCCCCGGCCTGCTGGCCGGGGACCTGCCGTGCTTCACCGACAACGCGCTCAACGACGCCACCGGAATCGTCTACGAGACCGCACCGGTCACCAGGCCGGTCCGCTTCGCCGGACCGCTCAACGCACGCCTCCACGCCTCGAGCCCCACCGGTGGCGGCATGCTGGCGGTCTCGGTCTCCGACGTCTCGCCCTCCGGGCGGGTCACCCGCCTCACCGGCGGCTGGCAGCTCCTCGCCCAGCGGCAGCTCGACCGGCGACGGACCCGCTACCTCGACGGGGAGGTGCTCCAGCCCTACCACCCCTTCACCCGCGGGTCCCGGTCCCCGGCGCCGGGCAGGGTCGTGCCGGTCAACGTCGAGGTCTTCCCGACCGCGGCGAAGATCCGGAAGGGCCACCGGCTGCGCATCGCGGTCCAATCCTTCGACGTGCCCCACCTGCTGCCCTCGCTGCCGGACCTGCCGGGTGCACTCGCCCCGCTGACCCTGCACACCTCGCGCGCCCACCCCTCCCGGCTCACGATCCCGTGGCTGCCGGCCGGAGCGCGCTGAACCGCGCCGGAACCGCTCAGCCGTCGACGGGCTCGAGCAGGGCGAACGGCACGGTGAGCACCTGGTCGCGCACGCGCAGGTGGAAACGGGTGCGCCCGCGCTTGAGCACGGTGCCGACGGTGCCCTCGTAGCGACCGGCCGCCACGATCCGCGCCCGCTGGCCCACGCGCGGCGCCGGACGGACCGAGGCGCCCGCGGGTCCCGCGGCACCGGCCGCCGGCCCCGCGAGAAC
This window harbors:
- a CDS encoding CocE/NonD family hydrolase yields the protein MKHPARSRTSTRSRAAALFATGVLGAVGAAAPVLPGTPASVAAPAPGAAHADRAATVPDGWRARPATYPGTVARSDLAIAMSDGTVLRGDLELPAGANGRAAAGRFPVLVTITAYNKSVAGSSLREDEPGYLVRRGYASLTVDARGTGSSEGTWDAFGEREQLDGKEVVEWASSRARPWSNGKVGMRGPSYMGINQLFTAALHPKGLRAIFPQVPAGDVYRDVVASGGQVDVGFIPLWLGLVTTTGVVPPAVTATDPASGIGALLSHVHGAATFTAPLLLDAVLGGDAAHDGPFYRTRSPLEVVDEVDVPTFLVGGRQDLFQRGTPLLFEALQERGVPTRLVVGPWNHLEGSAGTGLEKAGHGTLSQLQLRWFDRWLRGATGTRLGRIAPVTVHENGSGTWRTQREWISRDARARSYRLSGSATTGLRPGSLTTGTARDGTAVVPPVPVSGLCTRSASQWTAGIPGLLAGDLPCFTDNALNDATGIVYETAPVTRPVRFAGPLNARLHASSPTGGGMLAVSVSDVSPSGRVTRLTGGWQLLAQRQLDRRRTRYLDGEVLQPYHPFTRGSRSPAPGRVVPVNVEVFPTAAKIRKGHRLRIAVQSFDVPHLLPSLPDLPGALAPLTLHTSRAHPSRLTIPWLPAGAR
- a CDS encoding MsnO8 family LLM class oxidoreductase, which gives rise to MRLSLLDRSRTRAGRPEGEALAHTVERAVAVERLGYHRFWVAEHHGVPGVASGAPAVLLAAVGGRTTTIRIGSGGVMLPNHQPYVVAEQFRMLAALHPDRVDLGVGRSVGFTAPVRRALRRGSEEPDTFAEDVAELRAYLEDAGPVTARPAGVGAVPLSVLATGRGLEVAAGLGLPVVVGGPVLDEPDVGERLAAYRRGFRPHGGSDPQVTVSLDVLVADTDAEARELALPEVWAMARSRRTGVFGPLEPVADIRGQDWDAQDAGRVEKGLAAVTAGSAGTVRRRLERLVERTAADELLVTGSTYDRDALAASDAALPALVG